Proteins from a single region of Harmonia axyridis chromosome 4, icHarAxyr1.1, whole genome shotgun sequence:
- the LOC123677646 gene encoding YTH domain-containing family protein 3 isoform X1 produces MSAGVSEQRMKGQGNQVSNGPKEQLGAGEGASGSEEFEPWRSQQQNSAAHTPYGGSVPISSATDIYNMGTAGYYGSGGTYTYQGYGVGDGTWSNGTDMTFLGGYHHESYSMEGMFGPSTTFSTPAFGQPSSFNYFHSNGDYNTWGSQLGGQRKYDEYYRDPQNMYPPAMTDSALKGVEQGMQNLELKSSDGSKDSLGGQKKATWASIASQPAKPQLTVQNPGLKKKGPGMPPGPIVPGKHNMDIGTWDTGKSAPPQLPIVNQLNLQQNIPKAVNPGLTVRPVWNGPPAARPAPPPSAQRPGPPQHQHPMQSYQPPTIMPPHLPPPVTMPTTGHMQGIMPPNPIPMMVQQQQQQQQQQQQQLTHPVLDELRVKNNYNPTDFDLMAPNARFFVIKSYSEDDIHRSIKYEIWCSTEHGNKRLDQAYREREGNGAVYLFFSVNGSGHFCGMAQMVSPLDYNSNSSVWSQDKWKGQFKVRWIYVKDVPNVQFRHIRLENNENKPVTNSRDTQEVPHSKGLMVLRIMHSFRNTTSIFDDFVHYEKRQEEEDNRKVPTSKDGHDMIHREHHNRERGDNHRSGGRNHDRDNERDNHRPSGHRHSDHHVPHHKDRGENNRGRGGRGGRN; encoded by the exons ATGTCAGCAGGCGTGTCAGAACAG CGGATGAAAGGACAAGGAAATCAAG TGTCCAATGGCCCTAAGGAACAGTTAGGAGCAGGTGAAGGAGCCAGTGGCTCAGAAGAATTTGAACCATGGAGATCTCAGCAACAAAATTCAGCTGCTCATACCCCTTATGGAGGCTCAGTACCAATCTCCAGTGCAACAGATATTTACAACATGGGTACAGCAG gTTATTATGGAAGTGGGGGAACATACACCTATCAAGGATATGGAGTTGGAGATGGAACTTGGTCAAATGGgacagatatgacatttttaggAGGATATCATCATGAATCTTATTCTATGGAGG GTATGTTTGGACCATCTACAACATTTTCAACTCCAGCTTTTGGCCAACCATCTTCTTTCAACTATTTTCACAGCAACGGTGACTACAATACATGGGGAAGTCAATTGGGAGGACAGAGGAAGTACGATGAGTACTATCGAGACCCTCAGAACATGTATCCTCCCGCTATGACCGACTCTGCGCTGAAGGGTGTCGAACAGGGAATGCAAAATTTAG AACTGAAATCTTCTGACGGGTCAAAAGATTCTCTGGGCGGCCAGAAAAAGGCCACTTGGGCGAGTATTGCCAGTCAACCGGCCAAACCCCAGTTAACGGTGCAGAATCCCGGTCTGAAGAAAAAGGGACCTGGAATGCCGCCCGGCCCCATAGTCCCCGGCAAGCATAACATGGACATTGGAACCTGGGACACGGGAAAAAGTGCACCCCCTCAATTGCCGATTGTCAATCAG TTAAATCTTCAACAGAACATCCCGAAGGCAGTCAATCCGGGATTGACTGTAAGGCCTGTCTGGAATGGACCCCCAGCTGCTAGACCTGCTCCTCCTCCATCGGCTCAAAGACCAGGACCTCCTCAGCATCAACATCCTATGCAGAGCTACCAACCTCCCACAATAATGCCTCCACATTTACCGCCTCCTGTAACTATGCCTACAACTGGACATATGCAG GGCATCATGCCTCCTAACCCGATCCCCATGATGGTGCAACAGCAGCAGCAGCAACAACAACAGCAGCAGCAACAGCTCACGCACCCAGTCCTGGACGAGCTGCGCGTCAAGAACAACTACAACCCCACCGATTTCGATCTGATGGCCCCCAACGCGCGTTTCTTCGTGATCAAATCGTATTCGGAGGACGACATCCACCGTTCGATAAAGTACGAGATCTGGTGCTCGACGGAACACGGCAACAAGAGGCTGGACCAGGCCTACAGGGAGCGCGAGGGCAACGGGGCCGTCTATCTGTTTTTCTCGGTGAACGGTTCCGGTCACTTTTGCGGCATGGCCCAGATGGTCTCGCCGTTGGACTACAATTCTAATAGTTCGGTGTGGTCGCAGGACAAGTGGAAAGGACAGTTCAAAGTTAGGTGGATTTACGTGAAGGACGTTCCCAATGTTCAGTTTAGGCATATCCGTCTGGAGAATAACGAGAACAAGCCAGTTACTAATTCCAGGGACACTCAGGAGGTGCCGCATTCCAAGGGCCTGATG GTACTACGCATAATGCACTCCTTTAGAAATACCACTTCTATATTTGACGATTTTGTGCATTACGAGAAGAGGCAAGAAGAAGAGGACAATAGGAAGGTACCGACAAGTAAGGATGGACACGACATGATTCATAGAG
- the LOC123677646 gene encoding YTH domain-containing family protein 2 isoform X2 yields MSAGVSEQRMKGQGNQVSNGPKEQLGAGEGASGSEEFEPWRSQQQNSAAHTPYGGSVPISSATDIYNMGTAGYYGSGGTYTYQGYGVGDGTWSNGTDMTFLGGYHHESYSMEGMFGPSTTFSTPAFGQPSSFNYFHSNGDYNTWGSQLGGQRKYDEYYRDPQNMYPPAMTDSALKGVEQGMQNLELKSSDGSKDSLGGQKKATWASIASQPAKPQLTVQNPGLKKKGPGMPPGPIVPGKHNMDIGTWDTGKSAPPQLPIVNQNIPKAVNPGLTVRPVWNGPPAARPAPPPSAQRPGPPQHQHPMQSYQPPTIMPPHLPPPVTMPTTGHMQGIMPPNPIPMMVQQQQQQQQQQQQQLTHPVLDELRVKNNYNPTDFDLMAPNARFFVIKSYSEDDIHRSIKYEIWCSTEHGNKRLDQAYREREGNGAVYLFFSVNGSGHFCGMAQMVSPLDYNSNSSVWSQDKWKGQFKVRWIYVKDVPNVQFRHIRLENNENKPVTNSRDTQEVPHSKGLMVLRIMHSFRNTTSIFDDFVHYEKRQEEEDNRKVPTSKDGHDMIHREHHNRERGDNHRSGGRNHDRDNERDNHRPSGHRHSDHHVPHHKDRGENNRGRGGRGGRN; encoded by the exons ATGTCAGCAGGCGTGTCAGAACAG CGGATGAAAGGACAAGGAAATCAAG TGTCCAATGGCCCTAAGGAACAGTTAGGAGCAGGTGAAGGAGCCAGTGGCTCAGAAGAATTTGAACCATGGAGATCTCAGCAACAAAATTCAGCTGCTCATACCCCTTATGGAGGCTCAGTACCAATCTCCAGTGCAACAGATATTTACAACATGGGTACAGCAG gTTATTATGGAAGTGGGGGAACATACACCTATCAAGGATATGGAGTTGGAGATGGAACTTGGTCAAATGGgacagatatgacatttttaggAGGATATCATCATGAATCTTATTCTATGGAGG GTATGTTTGGACCATCTACAACATTTTCAACTCCAGCTTTTGGCCAACCATCTTCTTTCAACTATTTTCACAGCAACGGTGACTACAATACATGGGGAAGTCAATTGGGAGGACAGAGGAAGTACGATGAGTACTATCGAGACCCTCAGAACATGTATCCTCCCGCTATGACCGACTCTGCGCTGAAGGGTGTCGAACAGGGAATGCAAAATTTAG AACTGAAATCTTCTGACGGGTCAAAAGATTCTCTGGGCGGCCAGAAAAAGGCCACTTGGGCGAGTATTGCCAGTCAACCGGCCAAACCCCAGTTAACGGTGCAGAATCCCGGTCTGAAGAAAAAGGGACCTGGAATGCCGCCCGGCCCCATAGTCCCCGGCAAGCATAACATGGACATTGGAACCTGGGACACGGGAAAAAGTGCACCCCCTCAATTGCCGATTGTCAATCAG AACATCCCGAAGGCAGTCAATCCGGGATTGACTGTAAGGCCTGTCTGGAATGGACCCCCAGCTGCTAGACCTGCTCCTCCTCCATCGGCTCAAAGACCAGGACCTCCTCAGCATCAACATCCTATGCAGAGCTACCAACCTCCCACAATAATGCCTCCACATTTACCGCCTCCTGTAACTATGCCTACAACTGGACATATGCAG GGCATCATGCCTCCTAACCCGATCCCCATGATGGTGCAACAGCAGCAGCAGCAACAACAACAGCAGCAGCAACAGCTCACGCACCCAGTCCTGGACGAGCTGCGCGTCAAGAACAACTACAACCCCACCGATTTCGATCTGATGGCCCCCAACGCGCGTTTCTTCGTGATCAAATCGTATTCGGAGGACGACATCCACCGTTCGATAAAGTACGAGATCTGGTGCTCGACGGAACACGGCAACAAGAGGCTGGACCAGGCCTACAGGGAGCGCGAGGGCAACGGGGCCGTCTATCTGTTTTTCTCGGTGAACGGTTCCGGTCACTTTTGCGGCATGGCCCAGATGGTCTCGCCGTTGGACTACAATTCTAATAGTTCGGTGTGGTCGCAGGACAAGTGGAAAGGACAGTTCAAAGTTAGGTGGATTTACGTGAAGGACGTTCCCAATGTTCAGTTTAGGCATATCCGTCTGGAGAATAACGAGAACAAGCCAGTTACTAATTCCAGGGACACTCAGGAGGTGCCGCATTCCAAGGGCCTGATG GTACTACGCATAATGCACTCCTTTAGAAATACCACTTCTATATTTGACGATTTTGTGCATTACGAGAAGAGGCAAGAAGAAGAGGACAATAGGAAGGTACCGACAAGTAAGGATGGACACGACATGATTCATAGAG